A stretch of Gemmatimonas aurantiaca T-27 DNA encodes these proteins:
- a CDS encoding ABC transporter permease — protein sequence MAGQSDRWRAFLATAAFAFRSGIEALSHNSLRAALTSLGILFGVASVIAMLAIGRGAEQEIIAQMRLLGSNNIIVKPIVEQREEAAKQAGEKQPRRFSPGLTARDGHSIAAVIPEVESASGEVVLNTLITRQGRRRTGKIVGVDTAYFALLNLDVANGHLFNRAQIEEGKPVAIIGAGVKARFFTTEDPLGKSIKVGENWLTVVGVLADRPMSEQTAQRLGIRDANLDVYVPMTTMLLRYRDRTRVSARDIEQASREANVVVPGNEAEDADRVAERRNYHQLDRLIVRVKEANTVAPTAEVMRRMLERRHNSVIDFEIAVPEELLRQEQRTRSIFNMVLGAIASISLVVGGIGIMNIMLASILERIREIGVRRALGATQREILAQFLAEAVLISLAGGVAGIVLGAAISMGIEQLADIKTVVSGMSVFVAFGVSISVGLVFGILPAWRAARQDPVVCLRYE from the coding sequence ATGGCGGGTCAGTCCGATCGCTGGCGCGCCTTCCTTGCAACGGCCGCATTCGCCTTCCGCTCCGGCATCGAAGCGCTTTCGCACAACTCCCTCCGCGCCGCACTCACGTCACTGGGCATTCTGTTCGGTGTGGCGTCGGTGATCGCCATGCTGGCCATCGGGCGTGGCGCCGAACAGGAGATCATCGCGCAGATGCGCCTGCTCGGTTCCAACAACATCATCGTCAAGCCGATTGTCGAACAACGCGAAGAGGCCGCGAAGCAAGCGGGAGAAAAACAGCCGCGGCGTTTTTCACCTGGGCTCACGGCGCGGGATGGGCACAGCATCGCGGCGGTGATTCCCGAGGTGGAGAGTGCCTCGGGTGAGGTGGTCCTGAATACCCTCATCACTCGCCAAGGGCGCCGACGCACGGGCAAGATCGTGGGTGTCGACACCGCGTACTTTGCGCTGCTCAATCTCGACGTGGCAAACGGACATCTCTTCAATCGCGCGCAGATCGAAGAGGGCAAACCGGTCGCCATCATTGGTGCCGGCGTGAAGGCCCGCTTCTTCACCACCGAAGATCCACTCGGCAAGTCGATCAAGGTGGGCGAGAATTGGCTCACGGTGGTGGGGGTACTCGCCGACCGTCCCATGTCGGAGCAGACGGCGCAGCGTCTTGGCATTCGCGACGCCAATCTCGATGTGTACGTGCCGATGACCACCATGCTGTTGCGCTACCGTGATCGCACACGGGTGAGTGCGCGGGACATCGAACAAGCGTCCCGTGAGGCGAATGTGGTGGTGCCCGGCAACGAAGCGGAGGATGCGGATCGGGTGGCGGAGCGCCGCAACTACCACCAACTCGATCGGCTCATCGTACGGGTGAAAGAGGCGAACACGGTGGCGCCTACGGCCGAAGTCATGCGCCGCATGCTGGAGCGTCGTCACAATAGCGTGATCGATTTCGAGATTGCCGTGCCCGAAGAGTTGTTGCGTCAGGAGCAGCGCACCCGGTCGATCTTCAACATGGTATTGGGCGCGATTGCGTCCATCTCGCTGGTGGTGGGTGGTATCGGCATCATGAACATCATGCTGGCGTCCATCCTCGAGCGCATCCGCGAGATCGGCGTGCGCCGAGCACTGGGCGCTACTCAGCGCGAGATCCTGGCGCAGTTCCTGGCCGAGGCCGTGTTGATCAGTCTTGCCGGTGGCGTGGCGGGCATCGTGCTGGGGGCGGCGATCAGTATGGGTATCGAGCAGTTGGCGGACATCAAGACGGTCGTGTCGGGGATGTCGGTGTTCGTCGCCTTCGGCGTGTCGATTTCGGTGGGGTTGGTGTTCGGCATTCTCCCGGCCTGGCGCGCAGCGCGACAGGACCCTGTGGTGTGTCTTCGTTACGAATGA
- a CDS encoding efflux RND transporter periplasmic adaptor subunit has translation MLRYLRARLRYVGALVVLLVGASAWLYARDTGGVNEASGVVPVKRGDFEVVVTTSGELRAPKFVQIQLPPNTQQAEAYQLKIATIVAEGTVVKSGDVVAELDRSPLASKMQEVSLALQKADAQYTQAQLDTTLNLSQAREDLRNMQLQLEEKRIAKDQAQFEAPSVRRQAEIDLEKATRGLAKSTTDYKTKQEQASAKMREVGADLERQRNRLKIINDVMAGFTIRAPADGMVIYVKEWNGRKKTTGSQVTPWEPTVATLPDLTQMESITFLNEIDVRKVAVNQEVQIALDADPSKRLRGKIVQVANVGEQRPNADAKVFEVRVHVEKPDTTLRPGMTTSNAVLTQTVKDALYVPLEAVHSDSGRTFVYRKSGASVTRHEVSTGAMNDDEVVIMAGLTEQDRVLLSPPLEGLKMSLVELPPSQRPVPRGDTAVGGKGVQVAPAPSASPPPAATPATKVAPSGKP, from the coding sequence ATGCTGCGATACCTGCGTGCCCGGCTTCGCTATGTAGGTGCACTCGTCGTGTTGCTGGTCGGTGCGTCCGCCTGGCTCTACGCCCGCGATACCGGCGGCGTCAACGAAGCCAGTGGTGTGGTGCCCGTGAAACGCGGCGATTTCGAGGTGGTGGTCACCACGTCCGGTGAACTGCGTGCGCCCAAGTTCGTGCAGATCCAGTTGCCGCCAAATACACAGCAGGCTGAAGCCTATCAGCTCAAGATTGCGACCATCGTGGCGGAAGGCACGGTGGTGAAATCGGGCGATGTGGTGGCCGAACTCGACCGGTCTCCTCTGGCATCCAAGATGCAAGAAGTGTCGCTGGCGCTGCAGAAGGCCGATGCGCAGTACACCCAGGCCCAACTCGACACGACGCTCAATTTGTCGCAGGCACGTGAAGACCTGCGGAACATGCAACTGCAGCTCGAAGAGAAGCGCATCGCCAAGGACCAGGCGCAGTTCGAAGCCCCCAGCGTGCGACGGCAGGCGGAAATCGATCTCGAGAAGGCCACGCGGGGACTCGCCAAGTCGACGACCGACTACAAGACAAAACAGGAACAGGCCTCCGCCAAGATGCGCGAAGTGGGCGCCGATCTCGAACGGCAGCGCAATCGTCTCAAGATCATCAATGATGTCATGGCTGGCTTCACGATCCGTGCACCAGCCGACGGCATGGTCATCTATGTGAAGGAATGGAACGGACGCAAGAAGACCACCGGATCGCAGGTCACGCCCTGGGAGCCCACGGTGGCCACCCTGCCCGACCTCACGCAGATGGAGTCGATCACGTTCCTCAATGAGATCGATGTGCGGAAGGTCGCCGTGAATCAGGAAGTGCAGATCGCGCTCGATGCCGATCCGAGCAAGCGGTTGCGTGGCAAGATCGTGCAGGTGGCCAATGTTGGCGAACAGCGTCCCAACGCCGATGCCAAGGTGTTCGAGGTGCGTGTGCATGTGGAAAAGCCGGACACCACGCTGCGTCCTGGCATGACCACGTCCAATGCGGTGCTCACGCAGACCGTGAAAGACGCGTTGTACGTGCCGCTCGAGGCGGTGCACAGCGACAGTGGGCGCACCTTCGTGTATCGCAAATCGGGCGCATCCGTCACGCGTCATGAAGTCTCCACTGGCGCGATGAACGACGATGAAGTGGTGATCATGGCCGGGTTGACGGAGCAGGATCGGGTGTTGCTGTCACCACCGCTCGAAGGCCTCAAGATGTCATTGGTGGAACTGCCACCTTCGCAGCGCCCGGTGCCGCGAGGGGACACCGCTGTTGGTGGCAAGGGGGTGCAGGTGGCGCCGGCACCATCGGCATCGCCACCACCCGCGGCGACTCCCGCCACCAAGGTGGCCCCGTCCGGGAAGCCGTGA
- a CDS encoding DinB family protein, whose protein sequence is MIFSLDEGLAILERTPATLRALLGGLPSAWTQATEGGETWSAFDVIGHLVHGEHDDWVVRARIILAQGEERTFAPYDRLAQFRESEGKTLDRLLDEFAASRAANLAIVRGWALTDAQLSLEGVHPAFGAVTLRQLLATWVAHDLAHLLQVSRTMARQYRDEVGPWREYLSVMRADSRTETT, encoded by the coding sequence ATGATCTTTTCCCTCGACGAAGGGCTGGCGATCCTCGAGCGCACGCCCGCCACCCTGCGTGCGCTGCTCGGCGGCCTGCCATCTGCCTGGACCCAGGCCACCGAGGGCGGCGAGACCTGGAGCGCATTCGATGTGATTGGGCACCTGGTGCACGGCGAGCACGATGACTGGGTTGTCCGTGCCCGTATCATTCTCGCGCAGGGCGAGGAGCGCACGTTTGCCCCATACGATCGTCTCGCCCAGTTTCGCGAAAGTGAAGGCAAGACACTCGATCGGTTGCTCGACGAATTTGCTGCGAGTCGTGCCGCCAACCTGGCCATCGTGCGCGGATGGGCGCTCACCGACGCTCAGCTATCCCTCGAAGGCGTGCATCCTGCGTTCGGGGCGGTGACACTGCGCCAGTTGCTGGCCACCTGGGTGGCTCATGATCTCGCGCATCTCCTGCAGGTGAGTCGCACCATGGCGCGACAGTATCGTGACGAGGTCGGCCCGTGGCGCGAGTATCTTTCCGTGATGCGCGCCGACTCCCGCACCGAAACCACATGA
- a CDS encoding alpha/beta hydrolase, which produces MRFIGQLSWLCGALVSIRLLAPAPMLAQGAVSLQAARGQVILRAPGSACRVAMLDEQPAQRGADSLFRFTGVAPGGYRLLCGSPLEIYVQPAAELRVTLSTSTYPIFQGRGAGLNRYLIAQKAMNMELLSALWRERPSVFSREWTDAYDEDLRQLRRTPGMDDAFRERESMRLRFKHTFGRVTYPYFHWRESDERKIVSAPDLTALLSGVPLDDLRWSSLPEHTELLGALIHENARVELASDTMLQRGDARWMRAEFAAALTLLADSTLLRRTTTRLLANAIEENGSRGIDSVYGRWLALGVDSASRRRIDSLVAVDRGMEQGHHTESYRTIDGVAQRVHILRPEGVDSTVVTPAMLWFHGGSWASGTWWHSPGVMGALRENGVTVVGVELRTSNRFDSGPLEQVEDAMLAHEWIVRHASRLRIDSTRVGVAGFSSGATLATILGTRGLLPLPPLPVGDNPPTPTPATVRRYPAAVIAVGACVLPGGPAEDGFFRKVVGAQAVVSEFTPLMSIMAGQPPTLFVHATNDEYCDMKSVRSFVEQSVSYGNRVALSEVENAGHFFGFYHPAGQRQMRRAIQDALRDWGWMGAR; this is translated from the coding sequence ATGCGTTTCATCGGACAGTTGTCATGGCTCTGCGGAGCGCTGGTATCGATACGCCTGTTGGCACCGGCGCCGATGCTGGCGCAGGGGGCGGTGTCGCTGCAGGCGGCCCGGGGTCAGGTCATCCTGCGCGCGCCGGGATCGGCGTGTCGTGTGGCCATGCTCGATGAGCAACCCGCACAGCGCGGTGCGGACAGTCTGTTTCGTTTCACCGGCGTCGCTCCGGGCGGCTATCGTCTGCTGTGTGGCTCTCCGTTGGAGATCTACGTGCAACCTGCTGCCGAGCTTCGTGTCACGTTGAGTACCAGCACCTATCCGATATTTCAGGGGCGTGGCGCGGGGCTCAATCGGTATCTCATCGCGCAGAAAGCCATGAACATGGAACTGCTTTCGGCGTTGTGGCGCGAACGTCCCAGTGTGTTTTCCCGTGAATGGACGGACGCCTACGACGAAGATCTTCGGCAGCTCCGGCGCACGCCCGGCATGGATGACGCGTTTCGTGAACGCGAGTCCATGCGACTGCGATTCAAGCACACGTTCGGGCGGGTGACCTATCCATATTTTCACTGGCGTGAATCCGACGAGCGCAAGATTGTCTCGGCGCCGGATCTGACGGCGCTGTTGTCGGGGGTGCCACTCGACGATCTGCGATGGTCGTCGCTGCCGGAGCACACCGAGTTGCTGGGAGCATTGATTCACGAGAATGCCCGCGTTGAACTGGCCAGCGACACGATGTTGCAGCGTGGTGACGCCCGATGGATGCGCGCCGAGTTTGCGGCCGCCCTGACGCTGCTCGCCGACTCCACGCTGCTGCGCCGCACCACGACACGCCTGCTGGCCAACGCGATCGAAGAAAACGGCAGCCGTGGCATCGACTCTGTGTATGGTCGCTGGCTGGCGCTGGGTGTGGATTCGGCCAGTCGTCGTCGTATCGATTCGCTCGTCGCTGTGGATCGTGGGATGGAGCAGGGGCATCACACGGAGAGCTACCGGACGATTGATGGCGTCGCGCAGCGCGTTCACATCCTACGTCCCGAAGGGGTCGATAGTACGGTCGTCACGCCGGCCATGCTCTGGTTTCACGGTGGATCGTGGGCCAGTGGCACCTGGTGGCACTCACCCGGCGTGATGGGTGCGTTGCGGGAGAATGGTGTGACGGTGGTGGGTGTGGAATTGCGCACCAGCAATCGTTTTGACAGTGGACCGCTGGAACAGGTGGAAGACGCGATGCTGGCGCATGAGTGGATCGTGCGGCATGCATCGCGGCTCCGTATCGACAGCACGCGTGTTGGTGTGGCCGGGTTTTCCTCTGGCGCCACGCTCGCCACCATCCTGGGGACTCGCGGGTTGCTGCCGCTGCCACCATTGCCGGTAGGCGACAACCCACCCACGCCGACACCCGCCACGGTACGGCGGTATCCTGCCGCGGTCATCGCGGTGGGAGCCTGTGTGTTGCCGGGGGGGCCGGCAGAAGACGGGTTTTTCCGGAAGGTGGTTGGAGCACAAGCCGTGGTATCGGAGTTCACCCCGCTGATGTCGATCATGGCTGGTCAGCCACCCACCTTGTTCGTGCATGCCACCAACGACGAGTACTGCGACATGAAGTCCGTGCGCAGTTTCGTGGAGCAATCCGTGAGCTATGGCAATCGGGTCGCGTTGAGCGAAGTGGAAAACGCGGGCCACTTTTTCGGATTTTATCATCCCGCCGGTCAACGACAGATGCGACGCGCCATTCAGGACGCGCTGCGCGACTGGGGGTGGATGGGTGCGCGATGA
- a CDS encoding serine hydrolase domain-containing protein codes for MSPLHDAAAVPPSRRQALVTMGALGMGLAAPRLVSASAVGDSVNTDADPDFTRLLSLARVPSLSLAVIERGRTRTQSVGVRRSGEPEPTTADTVYAAASLTKIVASYVILGLVHEKRLDLDVPVHRYLPLPDEDETSKAITARHLLSHSGGWRNWRFDATQKITADFAPGSRWSYSGEGFFFLQRMAEQITGTAFATLVRTRVFEPLGMAQSSLAPLPTLRAQQATGHDGRGQPLPAADNDPAPVLQQLMAARGKTMEDARIEDLEAAQRTVAPTRAALPVFLSINAAASLLTTVHDFTRFLQHLVAPSRPSPSSAAIVSSMMQPQIRGNDAIQWGLGVGLEDVGRSRYGWQWGDNPGFKNFCWFDPSGGRAMVVFTNGDRGARVYERAVRALTTDDHPGFLWA; via the coding sequence ATGTCACCCCTGCACGACGCTGCTGCCGTCCCACCCTCCCGTCGTCAGGCGCTGGTCACCATGGGCGCATTGGGCATGGGTCTCGCAGCCCCCCGTCTCGTCTCGGCCTCGGCCGTGGGAGATTCGGTCAATACCGATGCGGATCCCGATTTCACCCGGCTGCTTTCGCTGGCCCGCGTACCATCGCTGAGCCTGGCCGTCATCGAGCGTGGTCGTACACGCACCCAATCCGTTGGCGTCCGACGGTCCGGAGAACCGGAACCCACGACCGCCGACACCGTCTACGCCGCTGCCTCCCTCACGAAGATCGTGGCGTCGTACGTGATCCTCGGATTGGTGCACGAAAAGCGTCTCGATCTCGATGTGCCGGTGCATCGGTACCTGCCACTGCCCGATGAAGACGAGACCAGCAAGGCCATCACGGCGCGGCACCTGCTCAGCCACAGTGGTGGGTGGCGCAACTGGCGATTCGACGCCACGCAGAAGATCACCGCCGATTTTGCACCGGGATCGCGGTGGTCCTATTCCGGCGAAGGGTTCTTCTTTCTGCAGCGCATGGCCGAACAGATCACCGGTACGGCCTTTGCCACGCTGGTGAGAACGCGGGTGTTCGAACCACTGGGCATGGCACAATCCAGCCTGGCCCCATTGCCCACGTTGCGCGCACAACAAGCCACCGGTCACGATGGGCGCGGTCAACCGCTGCCAGCGGCCGACAATGATCCGGCGCCGGTACTGCAACAGTTGATGGCGGCACGCGGAAAGACGATGGAGGACGCACGCATCGAGGATCTCGAAGCCGCGCAACGTACGGTCGCTCCGACCCGTGCAGCGCTGCCGGTGTTTCTCTCGATCAATGCGGCGGCCAGCCTGCTCACCACTGTGCACGACTTCACGCGGTTCCTGCAGCATCTCGTCGCACCCTCGCGTCCGTCGCCGTCCAGCGCCGCCATCGTCTCCAGCATGATGCAACCGCAGATTCGTGGCAACGACGCCATCCAGTGGGGACTGGGTGTGGGACTCGAAGACGTCGGGCGGTCGCGCTATGGCTGGCAGTGGGGCGACAACCCGGGGTTCAAGAACTTCTGCTGGTTCGATCCGTCAGGAGGTCGTGCCATGGTCGTGTTCACCAACGGTGATCGTGGTGCGCGTGTTTATGAACGGGCCGTGCGTGCACTCACCACGGACGATCATCCCGGTTTTCTCTGGGCATGA
- a CDS encoding alpha/beta fold hydrolase: protein MHASVLMLHSTATTADMWAPYESTVAPLGVPLRPAHIGYPPDRPLMRGQVVTAADDATAIARHLAVSGHDAGTVDIVAHSYGGLVGLTLAPLLGTRLRSLFLFEPTLFASLRPVIDTLDDEARATLDAFSNDPQFLRDDQFGGSEAWIERFIDFWNRPGSWQRMPPAQQAVIRTLGWKMYQEVRSVNGPDALEGLGLPHTVPITLVYGSRTPAIARAVIALLATRYPHARVITLEGTGHMAPVTHMEPTRDVLAEHTAYVSRIHALSLRSS from the coding sequence ATGCACGCCTCCGTCCTCATGCTGCACTCCACCGCCACCACGGCGGACATGTGGGCTCCCTACGAGTCCACCGTGGCCCCCCTGGGGGTTCCGTTGCGGCCGGCACACATCGGGTATCCACCAGATCGGCCATTGATGCGCGGCCAGGTCGTCACAGCCGCGGACGACGCCACTGCCATTGCACGACACCTCGCCGTCAGTGGCCACGATGCCGGCACCGTGGATATCGTCGCACATTCCTACGGTGGACTCGTGGGCCTCACACTGGCCCCGTTGCTGGGCACCCGCCTGCGCTCGCTGTTCCTCTTCGAGCCGACCTTGTTTGCGTCACTGCGCCCAGTGATCGATACGCTCGATGACGAGGCCCGCGCCACCCTCGATGCGTTTTCCAATGATCCTCAGTTTCTGCGCGACGACCAATTCGGCGGCAGCGAGGCATGGATCGAGCGCTTCATCGACTTTTGGAATCGTCCGGGCTCGTGGCAGCGCATGCCGCCAGCGCAGCAAGCCGTCATCCGCACCCTGGGCTGGAAGATGTATCAGGAGGTGCGCAGCGTGAACGGACCGGATGCACTGGAGGGCCTGGGGTTGCCTCACACGGTGCCCATCACCCTGGTATATGGATCCCGCACACCAGCCATCGCGCGGGCGGTGATTGCCCTGTTGGCCACCCGCTATCCGCATGCCCGGGTGATCACTCTGGAAGGCACCGGGCACATGGCCCCGGTTACGCATATGGAACCCACGCGCGACGTGCTGGCTGAACACACTGCCTATGTTTCCCGCATTCACGCCCTATCCCTGAGGAGTTCATGA
- a CDS encoding GNAT family N-acetyltransferase, protein MSDHADNTATIGHYEHEHRGGFHYEVDGKRLASMTYSRAGASLIIIDHTEVDKQLSGQGVGRKLLDALVAWARETGTKVMATCPFALAQFGKDPSIRDVLS, encoded by the coding sequence ATGAGCGATCACGCCGACAACACGGCCACCATCGGGCACTACGAACACGAACACCGTGGCGGCTTTCACTACGAGGTGGACGGCAAGCGGTTGGCGTCCATGACCTACAGTCGGGCCGGCGCCTCACTGATCATCATCGATCACACGGAAGTGGACAAACAACTCTCCGGTCAGGGCGTGGGCCGCAAGTTGCTCGATGCGCTCGTGGCGTGGGCACGCGAAACGGGCACCAAGGTGATGGCGACCTGCCCCTTTGCGCTGGCGCAATTTGGCAAGGATCCTTCCATTCGCGACGTGTTGTCCTGA
- a CDS encoding tetratricopeptide repeat protein → MVAVLVKMKRPAILLALAALCGGAGIALQSRGLRAQGAPVQTGPITSLLGRVLMPRPSNASVDSAKYLLTKQPNDVGTLVATGQAYDGVWQFGESIGLYSKALTIAPKDARSLSFRGQRYLSTRQFDRAIADLEIARKLSPQSFHSLYHLGLAYYYVGRYAEAASTFGQCADVAPRTAAPSLLSSSVAHCDDLHDGLRFALASWRSAALMRAGRMGEAKTVLEKLPTSSATVPEGRWYIDAVDIARGRKADTLWSSVQVNGGGVLTIGYALANLSIVRGDSAKGCRILRELVSREEWPGFGYIGAEVDLSRGRCNGVK, encoded by the coding sequence GTGGTCGCTGTGCTCGTGAAGATGAAGCGTCCGGCCATCCTGCTTGCTCTTGCGGCCCTCTGTGGCGGTGCAGGCATCGCACTGCAATCACGCGGACTGCGTGCGCAGGGCGCGCCGGTGCAGACGGGGCCCATCACATCATTGCTGGGACGGGTCCTGATGCCGCGCCCGAGCAATGCTTCCGTAGACAGCGCCAAGTATCTGCTGACCAAGCAGCCCAATGATGTGGGTACGCTGGTGGCCACTGGCCAGGCGTATGACGGCGTATGGCAGTTCGGTGAATCGATCGGGTTGTACAGCAAGGCCCTCACGATCGCGCCGAAGGATGCGCGTTCGCTGAGCTTCCGTGGACAGCGTTATCTCTCCACCCGTCAGTTCGATCGCGCCATCGCGGATCTCGAGATTGCACGCAAGCTGTCTCCGCAGAGCTTTCACAGCCTGTATCATCTCGGCCTCGCGTACTACTACGTCGGGCGGTATGCGGAGGCGGCATCGACCTTTGGTCAGTGCGCCGATGTTGCCCCCCGCACCGCGGCGCCTTCTCTGCTGTCGTCGTCGGTGGCGCATTGCGATGACCTGCACGACGGTCTGCGGTTTGCGCTCGCCTCGTGGCGTTCTGCGGCGCTGATGCGTGCGGGGCGTATGGGGGAGGCCAAAACCGTGCTGGAGAAACTGCCCACGTCGAGCGCCACGGTGCCGGAAGGCCGCTGGTACATCGACGCGGTGGACATTGCGCGTGGCCGCAAGGCGGACACCCTGTGGAGCTCCGTGCAGGTCAATGGCGGCGGTGTGCTCACGATTGGCTATGCGCTGGCCAATCTCTCCATTGTGCGTGGCGATAGCGCCAAGGGGTGCCGTATCCTGCGGGAGCTCGTTTCGCGCGAAGAGTGGCCTGGTTTTGGTTACATCGGCGCGGAAGTGGATCTCTCGCGCGGTCGCTGCAACGGCGTCAAGTAA
- a CDS encoding siderophore-interacting protein, which translates to MSDNSRDIAVDAEARVPRVVRHGPFPVQFRQVTVQRVERIAPRIQRVVLGGDALEGFRSDGADDHVKVVFPTADGLHLPTPGPNGLTFAPGITAPPMRDYTPRHFDAARRELTLDFILHDAGPATAWAQQVKIGDQLGIGGPRGSQVVADVFDWYLLLGDETAMPAIGRRLEELSDDVRAIVLIEVDDEQDALPFTSRASLDVRYVYRRGAAPGATTLLDDAVHALDWPTGEGFVYIAGEAGMMRRLKEHVTSVRNHPRDWMRASGYWKPGVSNHHD; encoded by the coding sequence ATGAGCGACAATAGCCGCGATATCGCAGTGGATGCAGAAGCGCGTGTGCCACGGGTGGTGCGTCACGGGCCTTTCCCGGTACAGTTTCGGCAGGTGACCGTGCAGCGGGTTGAACGGATCGCCCCGCGCATCCAGCGCGTGGTGCTCGGCGGCGATGCCCTGGAGGGCTTTCGCAGCGATGGCGCGGATGATCATGTGAAAGTGGTCTTCCCTACCGCCGACGGACTGCATCTTCCCACGCCGGGGCCCAATGGACTGACGTTCGCGCCTGGCATCACCGCACCACCCATGCGGGACTACACACCGCGTCACTTCGATGCGGCACGTCGCGAACTCACGCTCGATTTCATTCTGCACGATGCCGGGCCGGCGACGGCTTGGGCGCAGCAGGTGAAGATTGGCGATCAACTGGGCATCGGCGGGCCTCGCGGTTCGCAGGTGGTTGCCGATGTGTTCGACTGGTATCTACTGCTCGGCGACGAGACGGCGATGCCGGCCATCGGACGACGACTCGAGGAGTTGTCAGACGATGTGCGCGCGATCGTGCTGATCGAAGTGGACGACGAACAGGATGCACTCCCGTTCACCAGCCGCGCCTCGCTGGATGTCCGGTATGTGTATCGACGCGGTGCCGCACCAGGGGCTACGACGCTGCTGGACGACGCGGTGCACGCCCTCGATTGGCCGACCGGTGAGGGTTTTGTGTACATCGCTGGTGAAGCCGGTATGATGCGACGTCTCAAAGAACACGTCACCAGCGTGCGAAATCATCCACGCGACTGGATGCGTGCGAGTGGGTATTGGAAGCCCGGCGTGTCGAACCATCATGATTGA
- a CDS encoding tRNA (cytidine(34)-2'-O)-methyltransferase, with protein sequence MATHVVLVHPEIHWNTGNAGRTCLATGATLHLIEPLGFSLGEREVRRAGLDYWEHVDVRVWPDWDTFEAQLPTLGEPYFFSTKATQLFWDAPLGEPDHIVLIFGRETAGLPEPVRTRWAHRMVAMPITSPHVRSLNLSTSVAVAIYERLRQQHRRSPGSPVMKDV encoded by the coding sequence ATGGCTACACATGTGGTGCTCGTGCACCCGGAAATTCACTGGAACACCGGCAATGCGGGACGCACCTGCCTTGCCACCGGTGCCACGTTGCATCTGATCGAGCCACTCGGGTTTTCGCTTGGCGAGCGGGAAGTGCGACGCGCAGGGCTCGACTACTGGGAGCATGTGGATGTGCGCGTGTGGCCGGATTGGGACACGTTCGAAGCACAGTTGCCCACGTTGGGTGAGCCATACTTTTTCTCGACCAAGGCCACGCAACTGTTCTGGGACGCGCCTTTGGGCGAGCCCGACCATATCGTGCTGATCTTTGGCCGCGAGACTGCCGGATTGCCCGAACCGGTGCGGACGCGTTGGGCGCATCGTATGGTGGCGATGCCAATCACCTCACCACATGTGCGATCCCTCAACCTCTCGACGAGTGTGGCCGTAGCGATATATGAGCGACTGCGGCAACAGCATCGTCGGTCGCCTGGCAGCCCAGTCATGAAGGACGTATGA